In a genomic window of Pangasianodon hypophthalmus isolate fPanHyp1 chromosome 19, fPanHyp1.pri, whole genome shotgun sequence:
- the slc22a2 gene encoding solute carrier family 22 member 2 has translation MTTFDDILEEAGKFGWFQKRIFSMMCLVSVPFAGVYVGIVFLGFTPEHWCRNPGVKQGQMHCGWSLEKALRLTVPFQNTSAGVVRSQCERFDVEWNITDLSCDDPDSEIAEGRSAALPTSACKDGWDYDYEGRESFVTEFNMVCEDAWLLDMCQASLSVGFLVGSIAIGYLADRFGRKSTFLMSCVLNTVTGILVAVSPNYISLLVFRALYGFGSKGGWMVAFVLITELVGVEYRRPVAVFIQMFFSIGILILPLMAYLITNWRWLQVAITAPYLCFLAYYWFIPESPRWLISQNNSSRAVEITKKMAKVNKKTLSKNIETLKDDSIDTAVASFMDLIRTPKMRRNTFILSYNWFTSAVVYQGLIMRLGILGGNVYIDFLISGIVEFPAAILILFTIDRIGRRLPFAAANIVSGAACLITAFIPESLFWLKTAVACIGRLGITMAFEMVVFVNTELYPTFIRNLGFSVCSTLCDIGGIVAPFLLYRLAVIWLELPLIIFGILAVVAGGLVLLLPETKGAPLPETIDDIEHPHRNKEDTVKSHQLENLLNPDVTNNKETTTV, from the exons ATGACCACCTTTGACGACATCCTGGAAGAAGCCGGCAAATTCGGCTGGTTCCAGAAGCGCATCTTCTCCATGATGTGTCTCGTCTCAGTGCCCTTCGCTGGAGTTTATGTGGGCATCGTGTTTCTGGGCTTCACCCCTGAGCACTGGTGCCGTAACCCCGGGGTGAAGCAGGGTCAGATGCATTGTGGCTGGAGCTTAGAGAAGGCACTCAGGCTCACAGTGCCTTTTCAGAACACATCTGCTGGAGTAGTGCGCAGTCAGTGTGAGAGGTTTGACGTGGAGTGGAACATCACTGATCTCAGCTGCGATGACCCGGACAGTGAGATCGCTGAGGGAAGGAGTGCTGCGCTGCCCACGAGTGCCTGCAAGGATGGCTGGGACTATGATTACGAGGGAAGAGAGTCTTTCGTCACTGAG TTTAATATGGTGTGCGAGGATGCTTGGTTATTAGACATGTGCCAGGCATCGCTCTCTGTTGGCTTTTTAGTAGGCAGCATTGCCATCGGATACCTCGCCGACAG GTTTGGTCGAAAATCAACTTTCCTGATGTCCTGTGTTCTGAATACAGTTACAGGAATTCTAGTGGCAGTATCTCCTAATTACATCTCCCTGCTGGTGTTCAGAGCGCTGTATGGGTTTGGGTCTAAGGGCGGCTGGATGGTAGCATTTGTTCTGA TTACAGAGCTGGTGGGCGTGGAGTACCGGAGGCCAGTAGCTGTGTTCATTCAGATGTTCTTCAGCATCGGTATCCTCATCCTGCCCCTCATGGCCTACCTCATCACTAACTGGCGCTGGCTGCAGGTGGCCATCACAGCTCCATACCTCTGCTTCCTGGCTTACTATTG GTTTATTCCTGAGTCACCGAGGTGGCTTATCTCCCAGAACAACTCCAGTAGAGCTGTGGAGATCACAAAGAAAATGGCCAAAGTGAACAAGAAGACGCTCTCCAAAAACATTGAG ACACTTAAAGACGATAGCATAGACACTGCTGTTGCCTCGTTCATGGACTTGATCCGGACCCCCAAGATGAGAAGGAACACATTCATCCTCAGCTACAACTG GTTCACTAGTGCTGTGGTGTATCAGGGCCTGATCATGCGTCTGGGGATCCTGGGTGGAAATGTCTACATTGACTTCCTCATCTCAGGCATAGTGGAATTCCCCGCTgccatcctcatcctcttcaCAATTGACCGTATCGGTCGACGGCTGCCGTTTGCAGCAGCCAACATTGTCTCCGGAGCCGCCTGCCTTATAACGGCTTTCATTCCAGAGA GTCTGTTCTGGTTAAAAACAGCTGTGGCTTGCATTGGGAGACTGGGAATCACTATGGCTTTTGAAATGGTGGTGTTTGTAAACACTGAATTGTACCCGACCTTCATCAG GAACTTGGGTTTTTCTGTGTGCTCCACTTTATGTGATATCGGAGGGATTGTAGCCCCGTTCCTGCTTTACAGACTTGCAGTCATCTGGCTGGAGCTACCGCTTATCATTTTTG GAATCCTGGCAGTGGTTGCTGGTGGTTTGGTGCTGCTGCTTCCTGAGACCAAAGGCGCACCCCTTCCAGAGACCATCGATGACATTGAACACCCGCAcag AAATAAAGAGGACACGGTGAAAAGTCATCAGCTGGAGAATCTACTGAATCCAGATGTGACAAATAATAAAGAAACTACGACAGTCTGA